GCGGCGGCGCGGATTGCACTCGATGCACGTCTCCGGCGGGAACTCCGGGTTCTTGACTTCCTCGTCGATCTCTTCGCCGCAGTGCTTGCAGGTGGGCTTCGTCATATCGGAAATCTCTAATCTCTACATCTGAAAGAAAAGTTCGGCGGGGAGGCGCGCTACGGACCCTTCCGGTCTCCCCGCCTAGTCGGGCTCTCGCCCGATTACGAAATCTCGGCGAGCTTCTTCTTCGCCAGCTTCACCATGGCGGGCCACTTGTCTTCGGGCAGCTCCCCGAGCTTCGGAACCTTGAACTCGTCGAGCAGGGCCTTGAACTCGGTGCGGCGTGTCGCTTCGTCGCCGCTCTTGACGGCCGCCGCGTCGATGTACTTCTTCATCTCCTCGCGCACGTCGTCGATCGTCAAAGGCTCGCCGCTCTCTTCCCCCTTGTCGTCATCGGCGCCTTCAGCCTCGGCCTCTTCCGTCTCCGGCTCGGCCTTTGCCTCGATCGTCTGCGGTTTTGGCTTGCGGCCGCTCGGCTTCTTCGGAGGCTTGACCTCCTCGGCCTCTTCGGGCTCGCTATCGTCGGCGCCGCCCTTCTTCGCCTTGGCCTTGTCGTAGTTCTTGAGGAAGCGATCGCCTTCTCTGTAAATCTCCGCGAGGCCCGCTAACTTGCCGGCCATCTGCTCGGGTGTCTCTGCAATGACTTCGACCTTGAACATAGTTCGATTCGCTCCTTCGAAAATGTGCTCTTGCATTAGCACGATGGTTAAGTTGTCGTCAATCACAAATTCTCAGATTTCTACATTCAGCCCACAATGCGGAGGATATCGGCCGTCTTCCGCCGCACCGCTTCTTGGATGTCTTCGTCAATTGAGCCGGCGAGGGTGGCGAACGTAGCAATCCGTGGCTGCGGATCCTGCACGCTCACAATGCGGTTCGCGGCCTGGGCATTCTCGGCGGGCACCCACGAGCTCTCGACGAACAGCACGTCGCGTGCCGCGGAGAGGTCGATGCCGGTGCCGGCGGCCTGAAGCTGGCCGATGAACACCCGTGGGCCGCCGGGGGTATGGAAAGCATCAACGGACGCTTGCCGCCCCCTCGACGTGCCACTCCCACGGATCAAAGCGTGATCGCTCGGGAATGCTTCGCAGAGCCCCGCGATCACGTCGACGTGCTGTGCCATCAAGACAATCTTGCGGCCGCCACCGTCCAGCCAATCCTTCACCCAGCGCACAACCGGCTCGACCTTGGCGAGACCCGTGTAGCGCCGCAGCGTAGCGACGTGCGCCGCCACCTTGCGCAGCCCGTCGACGCCATCTTCGGCGAGCGCCTTGCGCACCACTTCGATCTCGGGGCTGCATGCGGCGAATTTCGGCAACGCCCCCTCGAGGTAGAGCGGTTCGACCTGCAGCGGCGGAACCTCCGGCTTCACTTCGGCCATGGTTCGCCGCAGCATGAATCCGTCGAGCTTTACCGCTAAGGCGTCGTGGTTCTTGGCGCCGATGATGCGCGGCGTCTGCGGCGCATGCGGGTTGTACTCGGTCTTGCAGAACTTGTTGACGAACTGCCACAGGTTCCACGGCTTGCCAGTCCTGGGAGACAGGATCCGCTCTGGCGCTAGGGCCCGCAGCATGGGCCACAACTCGGAAGGGTTGTTCGGCATCGGCGTGCCGGTCAGAAGCCACACACGGTCTGCCTGCGCGACGAGCCCGTCCGCGCCGTCGCACTTCTTGCCGAAGATGGCCTGCGTGCGCTTCGCCTTCGATGATTTGAGATAGTGCGCCTCGTCGAGAATCAAAATGTCGATACCGGTCCAGCGGTGCGCCTTGCCCCGCGCCGCCATGTCGTAGGACCAGACTTGCAAATCGTAATCCCCTCCCGGCCACCATTTGCGGAACTCGCGGCGCCACGTCTCGCAGACGCTCGCGGGGCAGACGACCGTGAGGAGGGTTGCGCCGATCTTCCGCGCTGCGGAGATCGACTGCGCGCATTTACCGAGCCGCATGTCATCGGCGAGCAAGGCCGCTTCGCTGCCGGCGAGAAAGTCGCGGCCAGCCTCTTGATATGGGCGGAGGGAGAGGGTCATAGGTCTATGTTGCGGGTCTCTTTGGCGAACAGATTGGGGATGGCCGTTGCGGTGTGAACCGTGCAGATGTCTTTGCACCACTCCCGCATCTCTTCCAGCAACGCCCGCTCTATTAGGGGGCGGACTACTGCTATGACAGCTTTTGCCAAACCTTGAACTGCCCGCTCACGCGCCATTCGGTGCCACCCAAACTTATCCAAGTAGCTTCGGATGCCACGTTTCCCCGCCTCCACAAGCTCTGCGTCTTTGGGGTTAGGCATTAGACGGAATCCTTAGGAAACCAATCGGGCCAAGGCAACTCACCACGTAAACGTTCGTAGTACGCTTCTTTGGCGTCAGATATAATTCGATCCCCTCCCCAACGCTGCTTGATAAGTAGAAGCATAAAAGCCATCTCCTCGACGGCCTCGGTCATGTCTCCCGTATTTTCAAGCAGTCCGACACCCTGGTACTTACCGTCTTCGTCAACAACGTGGTCGAACGATCCTGCCATCACTCAGTCCCTCCGGTCTGTAGGGCGGCGCGGGCTCTGTCCCGAGCGTTCAAGAAGTCTTGAAAGCCTTCTTCGTTGGTGAAGTCGGAAGTGTTCGAGAGCACGGACAGCGCTTCCCGCAGCTTCTCATTTTCTGCCTTTAGCTGGGAGACTTCGGTAATGAACGCGTCCCTTTGGCGCGCGGCGTTTTCACAGCCGTTGCGCCAGCGGTCACGTTCTTCCTTGAGGGACTTGATGAGGTTATATGCGTCGTAGCTAACTCGATCCGAGCGGCACCCCAATGCAATCATGACGCGCTCTATCTCGTCCTCCCCCTTGGCTTCGGGGGGTTGGGTGCTCCACGGTGGTTTCATGGCCATCAACTCCGTCAAGTTTTCGGGGTCTCCCGGCGAGAAGTCGGCCATGCAGCCAATGACTTCCTCCCCCTTGGTTTCGTTGGGCTGGGTGATGCGTTGGTTCATAAATGCGTTCCATTCTTTCTGAGTATCCCGGTCAGGGGTGAGGGCGCGAATGAAGCCTCCGATGTTGATCGCAGCGTCTTCATAGCCGCGAGCCCACGAAACCGCGTCGGCTATGTCATCTGGTGCGCTGGCGGTGGTTATGCTCTCGCCTTGAAATGCGTTGGCGTCCGCCTTCTCCCGACAAGCCTCAAAGCCTCGCTGGAAGGCGTCAGCGAGTGCGGCGTCGATCACTTCGTTGCTCAGGTTGGAAGGCTCCAGGCCCTTGAGGGCTGCGTCGCAGAGGCGGTTAATTGTATCGTGACGTGGGGTGCGGCCTAACGGCAGCAAGCGACGTGCGTCCTCAATCTCTTCCCGTGTAAGCGGTGTCATGTCATGGCCCTCCCGCAAAAATGGATAACGCCCCGGCAATCGCAGGCCGGTTGAAAATCGACATATGGCGACGACGACGACGTGTAGGCCGAGAAAGCCTTCCAACATTCCCGCTCAAACGCTGATGCCAGTGCCGCTCGTTGTTCGTCAGAAATATCGAGGTCTGGACCAACGACGATAGTTTCGATGGTCCTGAACGCAGGCCCGCCGTCTTTAGGTGTGTTGGTCATGGGCACATCCTTCTCGGTCGATACTGCTGCGTGTCCGTTGGCGGAGCGTCATCCGTGGGCCGCGTCGTCGAATGTCCGCACGTACATCGATAGCGGAGCGCGAACGGAGCTTCATAGTGAGGACCAAGCATCTTGTCTCCACACTTGGGGCAGGTTGGGTTGGTTGTCCTCATTCGCCTTCCTCCACTTCCTTGATCTCGCATATTTCGACGGGGCGAACGTAGGAATGGTTCGTCCCACGATATTTGATTGCGCATCCAGCGTGCTGGATGAGCCAGCGCCCGTTTGGACGAAGCCCCAGCTTCTCTAATGTCTTGCGCGTCACCTGTTCAAAATGACCTTCGCCCGCTGGTACAGTTTCCCCACATCGGTAGCAGCGACCGGGAAACCGATTACGAGACATCCCCACCCCCTGTGTTCTGGATGCGCTGCAAAGCGTTGTCGGGGGTGCGGGGGTCCAGTAGGCACACCGCCTCGGACACAACGCCTGCCCAAACATGGTGGCCGTAGTTGGCGAGCCACTCGGCGCACAGGTGCATGTCCCTCAGCGCCCGGACCAACAGGTCCCATTCAGGCTCCCCCGGCGACCACGGCGATAGATCGTTCGCTATGGCCATCGCTTCTGTGATGTCGAGAGGCCCGCTTCCTGCTTCGACCTTCTCAATCAGGTCTCTGGTGAAGTCGGGGGATGTCTTCCCGGTCATTAGCGGAGCCTCCTACGGCCGCGAGGCCACGAGATCGAACAACGCGATCGCGTCTGCCTCATTGTCGTCTTTCACGGGAATCTCGCGCCTGTGGCACTCGGCGATCATCATCTCTTTCGAGGCGTTGCCTTTGCCGGTCCAGTGCTTCTTGATCTCCTGAACAGAGACGCCTTCGTAGGGGATGCTGTGCTCCTCGCACCACTCCATGAGGATGCCGCGGAGGCCTCCGTAGAAGTGCGCCGCGTCGGTGCCGAGATGCCTGCGGACCTCTTCGAAGGCCACCTGGCCGATCGGGTACGCCGCGTGGATCTTGTTGAGCTGACTGCGGAAGTTGATGAACCGCATCCCGGCGCCGGAACTGCGCGCCTCGCGCAAGTCCCACACATCGCTGATTTGGTGATCGGAGCCTTGATCGCAGGCCCCCACGCAGAAGCCGGTCTTCGTGCCCAAGTCCAACGCCAACAAAGTCCTGTGCATAGCTACCGCCCCTCCCCAGGGCCCATCTCGTAAATGTTCACATCATGTTCTATCTTCTTGGCGACGCACGACGCAAGGAATAGTTTCCTAAATCTTACCTATCCCTCCGAAAATACCGGCTAGTAGAAATACGCGGGAAACATCGCTCTCAAAATTCAACAATCTTTTCAAACGTCTACGGCGGGGGCCCTGCCTTCCAGCGCAGCATCCACCCACGTCCCGTCGATGCGCCTCTGCGCAATCTCACCACCGCAAGCCGCGTAGCCGGCAATGTCCTTCCATGAGTCCATGTGGGTCGGCTCGTTCTCGAGGCGCGCCAGTTTGAGGTCCGCGCAGAGTATGGCCACGTCGAGCTCATCAACCTCCATGTCGGGGCCGTAGCGGTTCTTGAAATGGACGGTCCACCGCCTGGCAATGCGGGCGAAGTTGTCTTCAGGCGTGCCGTAGTTCAGGCCCCGCTTGCCGACAATCTCCATGACCTCCCGAAGCAGCGTAACCTTGTAGGGCTCAGACTGCGCGGCCGTCTCACCGGCAACCAGTGCCCGGAACTGTTCGTTGGACAGGCCTTCTGGCTCCGGCTTCCGCATCATCGCGTCGATCTCGGCGCGCTCCCCTTCAGACAATCCCAGGGCCAACCGCCCCAGCTTCGACCTCTCAGGCGTTAGCGTCATGCCAGAACCCCTTCCTCGCTCAACCGCGCCAACGCGGCTTCGATCTTCTGCCTCAAAGCGGCCCGAACCCGCCGCCCACCGCGCATCTTCGGCACCAATGTCGGATCGCCAGCGACCAGATACCCGAACCGGGTGGCGCTTAGTCCGTACGCGACAAGGGCGTCCTCGATATCGCTCAAGAGTGGGTCGAGCCCTCCACGTTTCGTCATCATGCGGACATCTTTAACCTTGCGCGATGACAATTGCAAGAGGTATTGTCGATTTTGCTGAACGACGATGTCCGCAGAAGCCGACCGCAAATCTCAACAATTTCCTGATACCTAAATCACCCCTAAATCTCTAGATACTTCCACGCGACGGCGCTGATAGCTTGGGAGAAAACATTGAAAAACAAGCACGATTGGGCCAGGGCGCTCGCGCGCCAGGGGTTGAGGGTGTTCCCGCTGCAGCCGAACGGCAAGCGCCCGGCGATCGAGGGCTGGCAACGCGAAGCCACATCGGACGCTGAGAAAATCAACAGTTGGTGGCGCGGCGAGTTCGCTGATTCCAACATCGGAATCGCGACCGGAAGCGGCCTTCTCGTGATCGACGCGGATTGCAAAGGCGGCCGCCCAGGGCTCCCCTCGCTCGACATGCTGGACATGGAGGGCCTGCCCGAAAGCTTCCGCGTCAGAACACCCTCGGGCGGACTCCACGTCTACCTGACATACGATCCCGCCAACGAAATCCGCGGCGGCGCCGATTGCCTGGAAGGCTACCCCGGCATCGACATCCGCGCCGAGGGCGGCCTGGTCGTAGGCCCCGGCAGCACGATCGACGGGGCGGCATATGATATCCTTTGAGCCGGCGGCCGCGCCGCAATTCATCCTCGACATCGTGAAGCGGCGCCGCCACGCCCAAGCGAAGGACCGCAACCCGCAGGCCGACCTCGATACCGACCAGGCCATCAAGCGGGCAGTAGACTATCTGAAGGGCCCCGCGCCGAAAGCGATTGCCTTCGAGGGCGGGAACGACACGACGTACAAGGTCGCCGCGCGCATACGTGATTTCGGGATCTCGGAGGGGGCGGCCTTCGACTTAATCAGCGAGCATTGGAACGAGGCCGGCAAGGCCGAGCCGCCGTGGGATGCGCAAGAACTCAAGGACATTATCGATCACGCCTACAGCTACGCCACCGCGGCGTGGGGCGGCATGTCAGGCACCACCGAATTCGATGACGTATCGGGGATTTTGGAAACGGCCAAAAAATCGAAGAGGGGCCTGTATCGGGTGCGGTACCCGGAAGCCGCGGCTTCAGCCTTCGAACAGATCGGGACGCCCCTCGTCGAGGATGTTCTCAACGCCGGGGCCATGGGCGTGATGTACGGCGCCAGTGGGTCGGGCAAGACGTTCCTGTCCCTCGACCTGAGCTTCCACGTCGCCGCGGGGCTCCCGTGGCACGGCCGGCCCACGACCCAGGGCCCGGTGCTCTACGTCGCGGCGGAGGGCGGCCGCGGCATCTTCAAACGCATCGCTGCGCTGAAGCAGCACTTCGGAGTGGATGCCGCGCCCTTGGACGTGTGCCTTGCCCGATCAACCTGCTGTCCAGCAAAGCGGACATGAAAGACCTGCTCGCGCTGATCGATGAGGCGGGGGCCGACCACTGCGCGCCGGTCTCCCTGATTGTGATCGACACGCTTAGCCGCGCGCTGGCCGGCGGGGAGGAAAACGCCTCGACCGACATGGGCGCCTTCGTGCAGAACATGGACCGGCTGCGCGATCATACAGGCGCAACCGTCCTGATCGTTCATCACTCCGGCAAGGACACGGCGCGCGGCGCGCGGGGCCACTCCCTGCTGCGCGCCGCAACCGACACGGAGATTGAGATCGGCGACGGAACGCTCCGCGTGACCAAGCAGCGCGATTTGGACCCCATCCCCGAAATGCGCTTCAAGTTGGACAGCCTCACCCTCGGGAAGACGGAAAGAGGGAAGCCGGTCACGTCCTGCGTCGTCCGCATGCTCAAGAAAAACGAGTTTGTGAGGCTGGAACTCTCGGAGCAAGAGTGCATGGCCTACGACGCTTTTTGTCGGTGTTTGGAGACCAGCCAAACCGGGATCGTGACCTCCGGAAGGTGGAAAGATGAGATGTCGGTTGCGAATTTGTCGGATCGTCAGCTCGAGCGTTTACAGACACAGGTGACAGAGGCAGGGTGGGTTAAAAAGATCAAGAAAGCTCAATACGTTAGCTGCGAACCGACATCAACCGACACGACCGACATAGGGGCTCGAACACAACCGACATAACCGACATATACCTTAGGTATGTCGGTTGTCGGCTGTTCCGCCTTTTGTCGCCCGCGGCTGGCCCAAATTTTAGAATGTAATTTGTCGGGGATTTTGGAAATGCGGAAAAAAGGGCGAGGGAGCCGTTTCGTGCTTCGGTATGATCCCGATCGGATCGCGGCGATCCTGGCCGGGGAGGCCGAGCGGCTGCACCACGTCCTGACCGTGGCGGCGCATAAAGGCGCGGCGGCGGCCAAGGCGAAACGGAAGGCGAGGCAACGTGCGTTTTGGAAACGCAAGACAGGGTGTCGGACGGGCCGGCTAATGGCGCTGCCAGGGTGGCAAGTCTTGGTGGCGCGGATGGAAGCGGGGCGATGGTACAGCCGGCCGGACTTGCGGCAGCTCATTCCGGAATTTGCGGACGGCAGCGTGCGGGCGTGGGTGCATCAATATTTGTGGCCAATGGGCTTGATCGAGCGCGCGGAGAATGCGGCGTTCGATCGGACGCGCGCGCCGGGCAGGCAAAGCGAATCGCAATGGCTTTACAGATTGGCGCCGGAAGGGGAGGCGCAGGCTAAGGCCTGGCGCGAGGCGTTGGGGCCTGAATGCTAGGCTGGGCGCAGCGAATAGCCGTGCTCGGCCATGCAACCCGCCATGGCAGCGTCTAGGTGGGCTGTCGTGGCTTGTGGGTTTAGGGCCTGTAGAGAATTAACGCGGCCTTCGCAAATCGTGATGATGCGGCGGCCTTGCGCTTCAGAGGCGCCTGCTTTGTGCCATGTGTAATTCGGGCCCGGTGTGGCGCAAGCGGCGACGGACAAGGCGAACAAGGCGGCAAAGGCGAGGCGCATGGGGCAGCCTTCCACAATTCAGCGTTGGCGTGGTTAACGAATACATGCAAAAGGGCAGCGCGCCTATCTCTTTTTTGGGGCTAGGCGGAACTCTTCCGCCCAGGTACGGGCGAGTGCGACCGGCACCAGCGCATCAATAAGGGCGAAGCGGGCGTCTTGGTGGATGATTTCAAAGATGCCGTTTTGTCTGCAACCGAGTGTTGGGATTTGACGAGGCGGCAAGTAAAGCACAGTCGACATGGTGGCTCCCCCGCGAATAGACTGATTGCGTCCGGGGTTTAGCAAACCGGCACTAGACGGCTCTCCGTGTCTTTGGGCAGGGCCTTGGACATGCACACGGAGACCCCGGACTAAAACAGTCGTTGCGGAGTGCCGAGCCATTTCGGAGGCGGTCGGCTAACCGCTAGTGCGAAGGGTTGCTAAACCCTATCGCAACGGTAGGGCGCGCTCTAAGCGCGGTCAAATCTTGATTCTTGGTACTTGACAGGCTAACCGGCGGAAAAACTAGGCTTTCCGCCGGTCGAAAGGGCCGATCTGCACAGTTAATTCCAGACGGGCTACGTCCGAAAGAATGCCAGGCCCCAAAGGGCAGCGACAAGCAATGCCAGCAGGATCTTGGCGAGTAGGCGGAGCAGAGGGATCATGGGGCGAGTCTTTCACCACGCATGAACGCGATTCGGCGCAATGCTTGCTTGGGGGTCTTGAACGTCGCCCACGTTTCGCCGTTGTGGCTAACCCGAATCGGTGTTTCGCCATAGTGCATTGTGAAGGCGCCCCGATCGAATTGCGGGTGACGGTAAAGCCAACCGTGGCGCCCACGGATAGCCACAATGCAGCTATCCAAAATTGCGGGCCCGCCGTGCGATCGGCTGGATGCGATAATCAGGGGGATTTTGCACGGGCCCGTGCTTCGGTTGATTGTGCCGGCCACGCCGTATTCCTCCAGCCAAGCTTTTCCGGTCTCCGTGTCGCCGTAGAAAAGGCGGACGCGCTCGCCGTTAACGCGGGCTCGTTCCAGCGCACGTTTCACGTCATCAGGTGTCTTTTCGTTGAAATAGGTTCCGCCTTCGTGGCGTCGGAACGTGGCCGAGCCCTGTGTATAGGTCTCTTGTGCCTGTTGCATCTGTGAATCTCCTAAGTCTCTAATTTCTACAATCTAGGCCGAAACGTGGCCCTTGACGTTCAGGATATGATCGGCTGGGACGAAGATTCCATCGTGGCCGAAAGCGAGGGCGACGTAGCCCAAGGCGGGCGTGGCGCCAGTGCATGCGGCGAGCTCGCAACGGTAGAAGGGGTTATTGCTGAGAGGATCCGCGAAGGCGTCGCCCTCGAGGTCCACGAGGTCGCCAGGCTGGATCATGTGCGCGGGGATTTTCATCGGTTGAGTCTCCTGTCTCAGTAGCGGTTGAAAAACCACAGGGTCCCGTCTTCGGCGCGGCTTGTGATGTAATCAAAACGCAAGGCGCCGTCCCATGTGTGCTGCCAATCGATCGATATCCACGACGGGAAATTGTTCGGAACCGCGCCTGTCTCCTCTGCCAGATTGGCGGCAAAATCGGCCTCACTGTCGGCCGTGCCGGAAAAGGCGTCTTGCGCGTCTTCGATTGATGCGGCGTTGCCTGTTGCGTCTTGGTAGCGCGCGAGCATTTCGCGGTCTTCGTCGTTTAGATCGAGCCAGTCCCAAAGGTCATCGGCTAGGTGGCTTTCGCCGTAATACTCTTCAGGAAACCCGGAGTAGTCTTGGAACATCAATTCCGGATCGGACTCGTCTTTGTGCAGCTCGCGGCAAGCTTCTATGAAAGACTCCTTGTCCGTGTAGTCTTCTAAGTCGAGCCATTTGCCGGCGATGCTGCCGGCGTTGTATTTGGCGTAGGTGCCGACATAGACCATTGGTGCATCTGACATCTGTGAATCTCCTAAGTCTCTGATTTCTACTGGTTAGACGAGTTCAAGAATTGGTTGGGCCGTTGCTCCGGAGTAAATCGTGATGTTTCCGTGGTCGTTTACGAAGAGCCAATCGTGGTCTGCGATGCGGACCTCGTTTGGGTCCGACACGCGCGGCAATTCCGCTATCGAGTCCGTGTCTGGCCAAAACCCGAAGTCGGCGCCGTCGCCTTCGCGGGCCCCGAAGTAGCAATAGGGAGGCGCGAGCTCGGTTAGCGCATCGATCAAGCTATTGAGGATTTCTTGCGCGTCTTCCGATTCAGGGTCCGCGTCGATTGCCTCTTGGCACAAGTCCTCATAGGTTTGGCGATTGCCCGGATGGTCGACGCTATCGGCTAGAAAAGAAAGCTCGCCTACGAACGCCTCCAGCAAGTCTTCTGTGAGAAGCGTGCCTGTGCTGATCGACCCGACATATGCAGTGTGTTTCATCTGTGAATCTCCTGTGCGGTGTTGACAATGTAGAAATTAACCACTTTCTACACATACCCCAAATCACATTTTCGTGATAATTGTTGCAGGCAATGAGACTTCCGAAGGCGATAAGAATTTCTGATCGGGAAGCCGAATTCGTTAAGGCAATCCTATCAGGAGCCAAACCGAACGAAGCGGCGACGCTTGCCGGGTACGGGAATCCGGCCGATGCGGCATCACGTTTGCTGCGGGCGCCCGCGGTACTGAACGCTCTGAATGTTGAGCTCGGACGCCTAGTTAGCGGGCGCCTTGTGCCGGCCGCCTTGCTGGCGCTTGAGGGTATCTTAGACGGCGGGCCAGCAATCTACGGCGAACGAGTCTTCGCGGATGTTGCGTTGAAAGTCGCCGCGATGGGCGGTTTTGTGCCGCCACGCCAGGCAGTTAGCCAAGACACGGCCGACAAGGATCCGGAGCAAATGACAGACGCAGAGCTGCGTGAAGCATGCGACGTGCTTGAGGCTGAATTGGTGGGGCGTGCGAAGGATATCACGCCAAATAACAAGACAACGGACGCAGATTTGGCGGATTTGCTCTAGTTCTTCTGCCTTTGGTAGGCAGCGCAAGGGGAAGCCAGGCCGATCGGGCGCCGGCGGGCAGTCGGTCCACCCCCTGGGAGGGGGCCGCCGGCTTGATCGCAAACCGCGTAACCTGAATCGACAGATTTTCGGTTTTAGAAAAGCTTTTACCTCTTGCAAACAGTGCTTGATTGTCGGTAGGCACCGTTCTACACTTTCACCAAAGTAACCGGTTGCAGATCCCGATGGCCCTTACCCTACCCGAAACCGCCCAGCTCCTAGACGAACTGGCGAAAAGCCCCAAAGTACCTGAAGAGGTCCGTCAAGCCCTGGCCCCGAAGAACGGCCCCTCCGCCGCGGAGACTCTCAGAGCAGCCGTCCAATCCCGCGGTCTCTTCCGCGATGCGGCGCTCCGGCTCCTCGACATGGCCCAAGGCCGCTGGTCCCCATCCGGCATCTGCAAAATTTGTCTCGTCGACGAAGAGGGCAACCGCAAATGCTCAACTTTTTGCGCGGGCCTGCGCATGGAGTACGCCGACACCATCCTGAAGGAGAACCCGCTGTGACTTTTATGGCAATCGTCAATGAGGCGAAGCAGAAATTCAACGAATTCCAACCGCAGACAGTGAACGAGGCCGCGATCGATTCCCACATCGGCCAGTTGCTCGACAATCTGCGTATCGCCGCTGAAAATCTCGAGGAAGAGGTCGCGAAACGCGGCCCTTAAGCCTCTTGCAAACAGTGCTTGACACTGAGAACAGAGCCGTTCTACATTAACGACGCTACTGTTTGGGTCTCCCTAGTTGAAGCAGTAAGGACCGGGGGAGACTTCCTGTTCGGTATTGCGTAAACCCCAACCCTCTCCCGGTCCCCCCTCCCCAAAAATCAGCCCATGATAGACGCAATCGTCCTCTCGCTGCTGGCCCTCGCGCTCGCCGCCATCCTCGATCGGAACCTGCCCCTGCGGTGAACGTGTAGAATTGTCATTGATCTACAGCGTCCGACAAGCTATTTTCTGAGCCGACGCTCGTAAGGCCGCTTCGCGAACGGCGCCCCCCCCTATCTCGCGAATAGCGCTATGCCGCAGCCGCCGCAGTACGACCGCCAGTATAATTTTTCGAATTATCAGGCGCTAAATCCTTCCGAGCCGATTCCAGCGAATCAGGTTGATATCGAGTTCAACGAGATCAAGCAGACGCTCGATGCGATTCTGCAGAACCTTTCGTTGATTCAACGGGACGACGGCGAGCTCGCGAACGATACCGTCGGCAACGACCA
This genomic window from Methyloceanibacter caenitepidi contains:
- a CDS encoding DEAD/DEAH box helicase → MTLSLRPYQEAGRDFLAGSEAALLADDMRLGKCAQSISAARKIGATLLTVVCPASVCETWRREFRKWWPGGDYDLQVWSYDMAARGKAHRWTGIDILILDEAHYLKSSKAKRTQAIFGKKCDGADGLVAQADRVWLLTGTPMPNNPSELWPMLRALAPERILSPRTGKPWNLWQFVNKFCKTEYNPHAPQTPRIIGAKNHDALAVKLDGFMLRRTMAEVKPEVPPLQVEPLYLEGALPKFAACSPEIEVVRKALAEDGVDGLRKVAAHVATLRRYTGLAKVEPVVRWVKDWLDGGGRKIVLMAQHVDVIAGLCEAFPSDHALIRGSGTSRGRQASVDAFHTPGGPRVFIGQLQAAGTGIDLSAARDVLFVESSWVPAENAQAANRIVSVQDPQPRIATFATLAGSIDEDIQEAVRRKTADILRIVG
- a CDS encoding crossover junction endodeoxyribonuclease RuvC; its protein translation is MHRTLLALDLGTKTGFCVGACDQGSDHQISDVWDLREARSSGAGMRFINFRSQLNKIHAAYPIGQVAFEEVRRHLGTDAAHFYGGLRGILMEWCEEHSIPYEGVSVQEIKKHWTGKGNASKEMMIAECHRREIPVKDDNEADAIALFDLVASRP
- a CDS encoding DUF6378 domain-containing protein — its product is MTLTPERSKLGRLALGLSEGERAEIDAMMRKPEPEGLSNEQFRALVAGETAAQSEPYKVTLLREVMEIVGKRGLNYGTPEDNFARIARRWTVHFKNRYGPDMEVDELDVAILCADLKLARLENEPTHMDSWKDIAGYAACGGEIAQRRIDGTWVDAALEGRAPAVDV
- a CDS encoding bifunctional DNA primase/polymerase, translated to MKNKHDWARALARQGLRVFPLQPNGKRPAIEGWQREATSDAEKINSWWRGEFADSNIGIATGSGLLVIDADCKGGRPGLPSLDMLDMEGLPESFRVRTPSGGLHVYLTYDPANEIRGGADCLEGYPGIDIRAEGGLVVGPGSTIDGAAYDIL
- a CDS encoding AAA family ATPase codes for the protein MISFEPAAAPQFILDIVKRRRHAQAKDRNPQADLDTDQAIKRAVDYLKGPAPKAIAFEGGNDTTYKVAARIRDFGISEGAAFDLISEHWNEAGKAEPPWDAQELKDIIDHAYSYATAAWGGMSGTTEFDDVSGILETAKKSKRGLYRVRYPEAAASAFEQIGTPLVEDVLNAGAMGVMYGASGSGKTFLSLDLSFHVAAGLPWHGRPTTQGPVLYVAAEGGRGIFKRIAALKQHFGVDAAPLDVCLARSTCCPAKRT
- a CDS encoding AAA family ATPase produces the protein MKDLLALIDEAGADHCAPVSLIVIDTLSRALAGGEENASTDMGAFVQNMDRLRDHTGATVLIVHHSGKDTARGARGHSLLRAATDTEIEIGDGTLRVTKQRDLDPIPEMRFKLDSLTLGKTERGKPVTSCVVRMLKKNEFVRLELSEQECMAYDAFCRCLETSQTGIVTSGRWKDEMSVANLSDRQLERLQTQVTEAGWVKKIKKAQYVSCEPTSTDTTDIGARTQPT
- a CDS encoding antirestriction protein ArdA, with protein sequence MSDAPMVYVGTYAKYNAGSIAGKWLDLEDYTDKESFIEACRELHKDESDPELMFQDYSGFPEEYYGESHLADDLWDWLDLNDEDREMLARYQDATGNAASIEDAQDAFSGTADSEADFAANLAEETGAVPNNFPSWISIDWQHTWDGALRFDYITSRAEDGTLWFFNRY